A single Aerosakkonema funiforme FACHB-1375 DNA region contains:
- the cobW gene encoding cobalamin biosynthesis protein CobW: protein MAGKIPVTVITGFLGSGKTTLIRQMLQNNQGRRIAVLVNEFGELGIDGELLRSCQVCDEEENPASNIVELTNGCLCCTVQEEFLPTMQQILQRKDKLDCILIETSGLALPKPLIQAFRWPEIRTGATVDGVVTVVDCEAISSGTLASDINALNAQREADPNLDHETPIEELFEDQLACADMVLLTKVDRVDSQTQTQVQNWLKQQLPQTVKIVPCDRGNISPELLLGFNASVEDNLESRPSHHDEEEDHDHDDEINSVYFIFDKNFEPQALVAKLQDLVEKLEIYRIKGFVDVANKPMRLVLQGVGDRIEYFFDRPWQSSELRQTKLVFIGRDLDRTQIESALLEM, encoded by the coding sequence ATGGCCGGAAAAATTCCAGTTACTGTAATTACAGGTTTCTTGGGTAGCGGTAAAACCACGTTGATTCGGCAAATGCTGCAAAATAATCAAGGTCGCCGAATAGCTGTACTTGTTAATGAATTTGGCGAGTTGGGAATAGACGGAGAATTGTTGCGATCGTGCCAAGTTTGCGATGAGGAAGAAAATCCTGCTAGCAACATAGTAGAACTCACAAACGGTTGCCTTTGTTGCACGGTACAGGAAGAATTTTTACCAACTATGCAACAAATTTTGCAGCGAAAAGATAAGCTAGATTGCATCCTGATCGAAACATCGGGATTGGCTTTACCGAAACCGTTAATTCAAGCATTTCGGTGGCCGGAAATTCGCACGGGTGCTACAGTAGATGGTGTCGTCACGGTGGTAGACTGCGAAGCCATTTCATCTGGTACTCTCGCCAGCGATATCAACGCTTTAAACGCGCAAAGAGAAGCCGATCCAAATTTAGATCACGAAACGCCGATCGAAGAACTGTTTGAAGACCAATTGGCTTGTGCGGATATGGTACTCTTGACAAAAGTCGATCGAGTAGATTCGCAAACACAAACGCAAGTACAAAATTGGCTGAAACAGCAGTTACCGCAAACAGTGAAAATTGTGCCTTGCGATCGGGGAAATATCAGTCCAGAATTGCTCTTGGGATTCAATGCTTCTGTAGAAGATAATTTAGAAAGTCGTCCCAGTCATCACGATGAAGAAGAAGACCACGATCACGATGACGAAATTAACTCGGTTTACTTTATTTTCGATAAAAATTTTGAACCGCAAGCATTGGTAGCTAAGCTGCAAGATTTGGTAGAAAAGTTGGAGATTTATCGCATTAAAGGTTTTGTTGACGTAGCGAACAAACCAATGCGGTTAGTGCTGCAAGGAGTAGGCGATCGCATCGAATATTTCTTCGATCGACCTTGGCAAAGTTCCGAACTGCGTCAAACAAAATTGGTATTTATCGGTCGCGACCTCGATCGCACTCAAATTGAGTCAGCGCTTTTGGAAATGTGA
- a CDS encoding BrnA antitoxin family protein, giving the protein MPKKVEFPFEKARRITPEEVMAAETAIQEQFGINYSRVGRPPKNETEKYQAVSIRLHPQVIAWAKAEAEKRGVGYQTIINEALLKLSV; this is encoded by the coding sequence ATGCCGAAGAAAGTTGAATTTCCCTTTGAAAAAGCAAGACGAATTACCCCAGAAGAAGTGATGGCGGCTGAAACTGCTATTCAAGAGCAGTTTGGCATCAATTATTCTAGAGTTGGAAGACCGCCAAAAAATGAAACAGAAAAATATCAAGCAGTATCAATTCGACTTCATCCTCAAGTGATTGCTTGGGCAAAAGCGGAAGCAGAAAAACGAGGAGTTGGTTATCAAACTATTATTAATGAAGCTTTGCTTAAACTTTCGGTATGA
- a CDS encoding DUF1636 domain-containing protein, producing the protein MQHTLFVCTTCATVWKEGKPQGKSGGEQLLENLNKLHQNWDLKDNFTIQQVKCMSACSHACTISFAAPGKYTYLFGDLPVGDSASAILDCAYQYYAKADGSLPWSERPEPLKKGIIAKIPPLTEARS; encoded by the coding sequence ATGCAACATACTTTATTTGTTTGTACAACCTGCGCCACCGTTTGGAAAGAAGGAAAGCCACAAGGAAAAAGTGGCGGCGAACAATTGCTAGAAAATCTCAACAAACTTCATCAAAACTGGGATTTAAAAGATAACTTTACTATTCAGCAAGTTAAGTGTATGAGTGCTTGCAGCCATGCCTGTACCATCTCATTTGCTGCACCAGGAAAATACACTTATTTATTTGGCGATTTACCAGTCGGAGATAGTGCATCTGCTATCCTGGACTGCGCCTACCAATATTATGCTAAAGCTGATGGTTCGTTACCTTGGTCGGAGCGACCCGAACCTCTGAAAAAGGGTATAATAGCGAAAATTCCTCCTTTAACAGAGGCGAGAAGTTAG
- a CDS encoding aspartyl protease family protein: protein MPSKIEFPFSDDEALPTIPITLSHAGFSVSANALLDTGSAVNLLPYDIGLQLGVIWEEQTVRLPLAGNLAKVEARGVFVYVQIGNLEAVRLAFAWAQSSQVPLILGQTNFFREFDVCFQRSRCTIEIIRF from the coding sequence ATGCCTAGTAAAATCGAGTTTCCCTTTTCTGACGATGAAGCATTACCCACAATTCCCATCACTCTGAGTCATGCAGGCTTCTCTGTCTCCGCGAATGCACTGCTAGATACTGGGTCTGCGGTCAACCTATTACCTTATGACATCGGGCTGCAATTGGGTGTCATTTGGGAGGAACAAACTGTCCGCTTACCATTGGCAGGAAATCTTGCAAAGGTTGAAGCGCGGGGTGTATTTGTGTATGTTCAAATTGGGAATCTAGAAGCAGTTCGTCTAGCATTTGCCTGGGCACAATCCTCTCAGGTGCCTTTAATTCTTGGGCAAACGAATTTCTTTCGAGAATTTGATGTTTGTTTTCAGCGATCGCGATGCACGATCGAGATTATCCGCTTCTAA
- a CDS encoding CbtB-domain containing protein: protein MPADLDITPENICEVWMTARSISIRKKAINLTLSLPVQATLYLSLSSLILWTVYFSTYPTAHNNLHSLRHSTLLVGCH, encoded by the coding sequence ATGCCTGCCGACTTAGACATCACTCCTGAAAACATCTGCGAGGTATGGATGACTGCACGTTCTATTTCGATTCGGAAAAAAGCGATTAACTTAACTTTATCGTTGCCCGTACAAGCGACTCTTTACTTATCCCTTTCTTCTCTGATACTCTGGACAGTTTACTTCTCCACATACCCAACTGCACATAACAATCTCCATTCTCTGCGTCACAGCACTTTGCTCGTCGGCTGTCATTAG